CTCTCGGTCGCGCTGTGGGTCGCCGTCTCGGCCGTCGGCGGCTCTGTTCCGCTGGCGGCTGCGCTCATCGCTGTCCCGATCGGCTCGATCGCCGGCGTCACGCCGCTTCCGGGCGGCTCGGGCGCGATCGAGACCGCCTTCGCCGCCATCCTCGTCTCGATCGGCGGCATCCTCCAGGGGACGGCCGTCGCCGCCGTGCTCGTCCACCGCATCGCGACCTACTGGCTCCCGACGATCGTCGGCGGCCTGGTCGCCGCCAGTCTCGGCGCGAGTCGCGCTCGCACGGAGTGACGTGACCGACCCGAACCGGCGACGGCGTCGGTCCCCACCAGTCGTGATCGAGTCGAGACGACGCCCTTAAATGAGCGAGTGCAGTATGCCTCTCCAATGACGACACTCTACGACGTGCCCGCCGACGACCTCATCGAGGCCGTCGCGGACCGACTCGCCGACGACGGCGACGTCGAAGCACCCGACTGGATCGAGTTCACCACCACTGGCGTCGGTCGCGAACTCCCGCCCGAGCAGGAGGACTTCTGGGCCACCCGCACCGCTAGCCTCCTCCGAAAGATCGCCGTCGACGGGCCGGTCGGCGTCGGCGCGCTCGCCACCGAGTACGGCTCCACGAAAGGCGGCTCCAACCGCTATCAGGTCCGCCCCCCGAGCCAGACCGACGGCTCCCGGAAGATCATCCGCACCGCCCTCCAGCAGCTCGAAGACGCCGACTA
The Halapricum salinum genome window above contains:
- a CDS encoding 30S ribosomal protein S19e; this encodes MTTLYDVPADDLIEAVADRLADDGDVEAPDWIEFTTTGVGRELPPEQEDFWATRTASLLRKIAVDGPVGVGALATEYGSTKGGSNRYQVRPPSQTDGSRKIIRTALQQLEDADYLQTEGNDGRVVTADGRQLLDEVADDVLEELDRPELERYA